One genomic window of Peromyscus maniculatus bairdii isolate BWxNUB_F1_BW_parent chromosome 2, HU_Pman_BW_mat_3.1, whole genome shotgun sequence includes the following:
- the Clstn1 gene encoding calsyntenin-1 isoform X1, whose translation MLRRPAPALSPAVPLLLAGLLSGGGVWAARVNKHKPQLEPTYHGIVTENDNTVLLDPPLIALDKDSPLRFAESFEVTVTREGEICGFKIHGQNVPFDAVVVDKSTGEGVIRSKEKLDCELQKDYTFTIQAYDCGKGPDGTGVKKSHKATVHIQVNDVNEYAPVFKEKSYKAAVAEGRQHGSILRVEAVDADCSPQFSQICSYEILTPDVPFTVDKDGYIKNTEKLNYVKEHQYKLTVTAYDCGKKRATEDVLVKISVKPTCNPGWQGWSSRVEYEPGTGALAVFPSIHLETCDEPVASVQATVELETSHIGKGCDRDTYSEKSLHRLCGAAAGTSELLPSPSGSLNWTVGLPTDNGHDSDQVFEFNGTQAVRIPDGVVSLGPKEPFTISVWMRHGPFGRKKETILCSSDKTEMNRHHYSLYVHGCRLIFLLRQDPSEEKKYRPAEFHWKLNQVCDEDWHHFVLNVEFPSVTLYVDGVSHEPFSVTEDYPLHPTGIETQLVVGACWQEYSGVERDNETEPVTVASAGGDLHMTQFFRGNLAGLTIRSGKLADKKVIDCLYTCKEGLELQVPEEGSRGVQIHASSSHAVLTLEGDDVGELDKAMQHVSYLNSRQFPTPGIRRLKITSTVKCFNEAACIEVPPVEGYVMVLQPEEPKISLSGVHHFARAASEFESPEGVSLFPELRIISTITREVEPEGDGAEDPTVQESLVSEEIVHDLDTCEVTVEGEELNPEQESLEVDTARLQQKGIEVSHSDLGVVFTGVDTMASYEEVLHLLRYRNWHTRSLLDRKFKLVCSELNGRYLSNEFKVEVNVIHTADPVEHANHMAAQPQFVQPEHRSFVDLSGHNLASPHPFAVVPSTATVVIVVCVSFLVFMIILGVFRIRAAHQRTMRDTGKENEMDWDDSALTITVNPMETYEDQHSSEEEEEEEEEEESEDGEEEEEDITSAESESSEEEEGGPGDGQNATRQQQLEWDDSTLSY comes from the exons AGAGTTTTGAGGTGACAGTCACCAGAGAAG GTGAGATTTGTGGCTTTAAAATCCACGGGCAGAATGTCCCTTTTGATGCTGTGGTAGTGGATAAGTCCACGGGTGAGGGGGTAATCCGCTCCAAAGAGAAACTGGACTGTGAGCTTCAGAAAGACTACACCTTCACCATCCAGGCCTACGACTGCGGGAAGGGACCTGACGGCACGGGTGTGAAAAAATCTCACAA AGCGACTGTCCACATCCAGGTGAACGACGTGAATGAGTACGcacctgtgttcaaggagaagTCCTACAAGGCGGCCGTGGCGGAAGGgaggcagcatggcagcatccTCAGGGTGGAGGCTGTGGACGCAGACTGCTCCCCTCAGTTCAGCCAGATCTGCAGCTATGAGATCCTCACCCCAGACGTGCCGTTCACGGTGGACAAAGATG GTtatattaaaaacacagagaagCTGAACTACGTCAAAGAGCACCAATATAAGCTCACCGTCACGGCCTATGACTGTGGGAAGAAAAGAGCCACCGAAGACGTTCTGGTGAAGATCAGCGTCAAGCCCACCTGCAACCCTGGGTGGCAAG GCTGGAGCAGCAGGGTTGAATATGAGCCAGGCACCGGTGCTCTGGCCGTCTTCCCGAGCATCCACTTGGAGACCTGTGATGAGCCTGTCGCCTCAGTGCAGGCCACCGTGGAGCTGGAGACCAGCCACATAGGGAAAGGCTGCGACCGAGACACCTACTCCGAGAAGTCCCTCCACCGGCTCTGTG GGGCTGCTGCTGGCACCTCCGAGCTGCTTCCTTCCCCAAGTGGCTCCTTGAACTGGACTGTTGGCCTCCCCACCGACAACGGCCATGACAGTGACCAGGTCTTTGAGTTCAATGGCACTCAGGCGGTGAGGATCCCGGATGGCGTTGTGTCCCTTGGCCCCAAAGAGCCCTTTACTATTTCTGTGTGGATGCGGCATGGGCCTTTTGGCCGGAAGAAGGAGACGATTCTCTGTAGTTCAGACAAAACAG AAATGAACCGACACCATTATTCGCTGTATGTCCATGGGTGCAGACTCATTTTCCTCCTCCGTCAGGACCCGTCTGAGGAGAAGAAATACAGGCCTGCAGAGTTCCACTGGAAGTTGAACCAG GTCTGCGATGAGGACTGGCACCACTTTGTCCTTAACGTGGAGTTCCCAAGTGTGACTCTCTATGTGGATGGCGTTTCTCATGAGCCTTTCTCAGTGACAGAGGACTACCCGCTTCATCCAACCGGGATAGAGACTCAGCTGGTGGTCGGAGCTTGCTGGCAAG AGTATTCAGGAGTCGAAAGAGACAATGAGACCGAGCCTGTGACTGTGGCCTCTGCAG GCGGTGACCTGCACATGACACAGTTTTTCCGGGGTAACCTGGCTGGCCTCACCATCCGTTCTGGGAAACTGGCGGATAAGAAAGTGATTGACTGTCTGTACACCTGCAAGGAGGGGCTGGAGCTGCAGGTCCCTGAGGAGGGCAGCAGAGGCGTGCAG ATCCACGCAAGCTCCAGTCACGCAGTGTTGACCTTGGAGGGAGACGATGTTGGAGAGCTGGATAAGGCAATGCAGCACGTTTCTTACCTGAATTCAAGGCAGTTCCCCACACCCGGCATCCGCAGGCTGAAAATCACCAGCACGGTCAA GTGTTTTAATGAGGCGGCTTGCATCGAGGTGCCTCCGGTTGAAGGCTACGTGATGGTTTTGCAGCCAGAAGAGCCCAAGATCAGCCTGAGTGGGGTCCACCACTTTGCCCGGGCGGCTTCTGAGTTTGAGAGCCCAGAGGGTGTCTCCCTCTTCCCTGAGCTTCGAATCATCAGCACCATCACTAGAGAAGTGGAGCCTGAGGGGGACGGGGCCGAGGACCCCACAG TTCAAGAGTCCCTGGTGTCAGAGGAAATTGTACATGACCTGGACACCTGCGAGGTCACAGTGGAAGGGGAAGAGCTGAACCCAGAGCAAGAGAGCCTGGAGGTGGACACGGCCCGCCTCCAGCAGAAGGGCATCGAAGTGAGCCACTCCGACCTGGGTGTGGTCTTTACAG GTGTGGACACCATGGCAAGCTATGAGGAGGTTTTGCACCTTCTGCGCTATCGGAATTGGCACACCAGGTCCTTGCTTGACCGGAAGTTCAAGCTCGTTTGCTCAGAACTAAATGGTCGCTACCTCAGCAATGAATTCAAGGTGGAG GTGAATGTGATCCACACAGCCGACCCTGTGGAACACGCCAATCACATGGCTGCCCAGCCACAGTTTGTCCAGCCTGAACATCGCTCCTTTGTTGACCTGTCCGGTCACAACCTGGCCAGTCCTCACCCATTCGCAG TGGTCCCCAGCACGGCGACTGTTGTGATTGTGGTGTGTGTCAGCTTCCTGGTTTTCATGATCATCCTGGGGGTGTTTCGGATCCGAGCTGCACATCAGCGTACGATGCGGGACACCGGGAAGGAGAATGAGATGGACTGGGATGACTCTGCCTTGACCATCACTGTAAACCCCATGGAG ACATATGAGGACCAGCacagcagtgaggaggaggaagaggaagaggaggaggaggagagtgaagatggggaggaggaggaggaggacatcaccAGCGCCGAGTCCGAGAGCAGTGAAGAGGAGGAAGGCGGCCCCGGGGACGGCCAGAACGCCACGCGGCAGCAGCAGCTGGAATGGGACGACTCCACGCTCAGCTACTGA
- the Clstn1 gene encoding calsyntenin-1 isoform X3, with translation MLRRPAPALSPAVPLLLAGLLSGGGVWAARVNKHKPQLEPTYHGIVTENDNTVLLDPPLIALDKDSPLRFAESFEVTVTREGEICGFKIHGQNVPFDAVVVDKSTGEGVIRSKEKLDCELQKDYTFTIQAYDCGKGPDGTGVKKSHKATVHIQVNDVNEYAPVFKEKSYKAAVAEGRQHGSILRVEAVDADCSPQFSQICSYEILTPDVPFTVDKDGYIKNTEKLNYVKEHQYKLTVTAYDCGKKRATEDVLVKISVKPTCNPGWQGWSSRVEYEPGTGALAVFPSIHLETCDEPVASVQATVELETSHIGKGCDRDTYSEKSLHRLCGAAAGTSELLPSPSGSLNWTVGLPTDNGHDSDQVFEFNGTQAVRIPDGVVSLGPKEPFTISVWMRHGPFGRKKETILCSSDKTEMNRHHYSLYVHGCRLIFLLRQDPSEEKKYRPAEFHWKLNQVCDEDWHHFVLNVEFPSVTLYVDGVSHEPFSVTEDYPLHPTGIETQLVVGACWQGGDLHMTQFFRGNLAGLTIRSGKLADKKVIDCLYTCKEGLELQVPEEGSRGVQIHASSSHAVLTLEGDDVGELDKAMQHVSYLNSRQFPTPGIRRLKITSTVKCFNEAACIEVPPVEGYVMVLQPEEPKISLSGVHHFARAASEFESPEGVSLFPELRIISTITREVEPEGDGAEDPTVQESLVSEEIVHDLDTCEVTVEGEELNPEQESLEVDTARLQQKGIEVSHSDLGVVFTGVDTMASYEEVLHLLRYRNWHTRSLLDRKFKLVCSELNGRYLSNEFKVEVNVIHTADPVEHANHMAAQPQFVQPEHRSFVDLSGHNLASPHPFAVVPSTATVVIVVCVSFLVFMIILGVFRIRAAHQRTMRDTGKENEMDWDDSALTITVNPMETYEDQHSSEEEEEEEEEEESEDGEEEEEDITSAESESSEEEEGGPGDGQNATRQQQLEWDDSTLSY, from the exons AGAGTTTTGAGGTGACAGTCACCAGAGAAG GTGAGATTTGTGGCTTTAAAATCCACGGGCAGAATGTCCCTTTTGATGCTGTGGTAGTGGATAAGTCCACGGGTGAGGGGGTAATCCGCTCCAAAGAGAAACTGGACTGTGAGCTTCAGAAAGACTACACCTTCACCATCCAGGCCTACGACTGCGGGAAGGGACCTGACGGCACGGGTGTGAAAAAATCTCACAA AGCGACTGTCCACATCCAGGTGAACGACGTGAATGAGTACGcacctgtgttcaaggagaagTCCTACAAGGCGGCCGTGGCGGAAGGgaggcagcatggcagcatccTCAGGGTGGAGGCTGTGGACGCAGACTGCTCCCCTCAGTTCAGCCAGATCTGCAGCTATGAGATCCTCACCCCAGACGTGCCGTTCACGGTGGACAAAGATG GTtatattaaaaacacagagaagCTGAACTACGTCAAAGAGCACCAATATAAGCTCACCGTCACGGCCTATGACTGTGGGAAGAAAAGAGCCACCGAAGACGTTCTGGTGAAGATCAGCGTCAAGCCCACCTGCAACCCTGGGTGGCAAG GCTGGAGCAGCAGGGTTGAATATGAGCCAGGCACCGGTGCTCTGGCCGTCTTCCCGAGCATCCACTTGGAGACCTGTGATGAGCCTGTCGCCTCAGTGCAGGCCACCGTGGAGCTGGAGACCAGCCACATAGGGAAAGGCTGCGACCGAGACACCTACTCCGAGAAGTCCCTCCACCGGCTCTGTG GGGCTGCTGCTGGCACCTCCGAGCTGCTTCCTTCCCCAAGTGGCTCCTTGAACTGGACTGTTGGCCTCCCCACCGACAACGGCCATGACAGTGACCAGGTCTTTGAGTTCAATGGCACTCAGGCGGTGAGGATCCCGGATGGCGTTGTGTCCCTTGGCCCCAAAGAGCCCTTTACTATTTCTGTGTGGATGCGGCATGGGCCTTTTGGCCGGAAGAAGGAGACGATTCTCTGTAGTTCAGACAAAACAG AAATGAACCGACACCATTATTCGCTGTATGTCCATGGGTGCAGACTCATTTTCCTCCTCCGTCAGGACCCGTCTGAGGAGAAGAAATACAGGCCTGCAGAGTTCCACTGGAAGTTGAACCAG GTCTGCGATGAGGACTGGCACCACTTTGTCCTTAACGTGGAGTTCCCAAGTGTGACTCTCTATGTGGATGGCGTTTCTCATGAGCCTTTCTCAGTGACAGAGGACTACCCGCTTCATCCAACCGGGATAGAGACTCAGCTGGTGGTCGGAGCTTGCTGGCAAG GCGGTGACCTGCACATGACACAGTTTTTCCGGGGTAACCTGGCTGGCCTCACCATCCGTTCTGGGAAACTGGCGGATAAGAAAGTGATTGACTGTCTGTACACCTGCAAGGAGGGGCTGGAGCTGCAGGTCCCTGAGGAGGGCAGCAGAGGCGTGCAG ATCCACGCAAGCTCCAGTCACGCAGTGTTGACCTTGGAGGGAGACGATGTTGGAGAGCTGGATAAGGCAATGCAGCACGTTTCTTACCTGAATTCAAGGCAGTTCCCCACACCCGGCATCCGCAGGCTGAAAATCACCAGCACGGTCAA GTGTTTTAATGAGGCGGCTTGCATCGAGGTGCCTCCGGTTGAAGGCTACGTGATGGTTTTGCAGCCAGAAGAGCCCAAGATCAGCCTGAGTGGGGTCCACCACTTTGCCCGGGCGGCTTCTGAGTTTGAGAGCCCAGAGGGTGTCTCCCTCTTCCCTGAGCTTCGAATCATCAGCACCATCACTAGAGAAGTGGAGCCTGAGGGGGACGGGGCCGAGGACCCCACAG TTCAAGAGTCCCTGGTGTCAGAGGAAATTGTACATGACCTGGACACCTGCGAGGTCACAGTGGAAGGGGAAGAGCTGAACCCAGAGCAAGAGAGCCTGGAGGTGGACACGGCCCGCCTCCAGCAGAAGGGCATCGAAGTGAGCCACTCCGACCTGGGTGTGGTCTTTACAG GTGTGGACACCATGGCAAGCTATGAGGAGGTTTTGCACCTTCTGCGCTATCGGAATTGGCACACCAGGTCCTTGCTTGACCGGAAGTTCAAGCTCGTTTGCTCAGAACTAAATGGTCGCTACCTCAGCAATGAATTCAAGGTGGAG GTGAATGTGATCCACACAGCCGACCCTGTGGAACACGCCAATCACATGGCTGCCCAGCCACAGTTTGTCCAGCCTGAACATCGCTCCTTTGTTGACCTGTCCGGTCACAACCTGGCCAGTCCTCACCCATTCGCAG TGGTCCCCAGCACGGCGACTGTTGTGATTGTGGTGTGTGTCAGCTTCCTGGTTTTCATGATCATCCTGGGGGTGTTTCGGATCCGAGCTGCACATCAGCGTACGATGCGGGACACCGGGAAGGAGAATGAGATGGACTGGGATGACTCTGCCTTGACCATCACTGTAAACCCCATGGAG ACATATGAGGACCAGCacagcagtgaggaggaggaagaggaagaggaggaggaggagagtgaagatggggaggaggaggaggaggacatcaccAGCGCCGAGTCCGAGAGCAGTGAAGAGGAGGAAGGCGGCCCCGGGGACGGCCAGAACGCCACGCGGCAGCAGCAGCTGGAATGGGACGACTCCACGCTCAGCTACTGA
- the Clstn1 gene encoding calsyntenin-1 isoform X2, with translation MLRRPAPALSPAVPLLLAGLLSGGGVWAARVNKHKPQLEPTYHGIVTENDNTVLLDPPLIALDKDSPLRFAGEICGFKIHGQNVPFDAVVVDKSTGEGVIRSKEKLDCELQKDYTFTIQAYDCGKGPDGTGVKKSHKATVHIQVNDVNEYAPVFKEKSYKAAVAEGRQHGSILRVEAVDADCSPQFSQICSYEILTPDVPFTVDKDGYIKNTEKLNYVKEHQYKLTVTAYDCGKKRATEDVLVKISVKPTCNPGWQGWSSRVEYEPGTGALAVFPSIHLETCDEPVASVQATVELETSHIGKGCDRDTYSEKSLHRLCGAAAGTSELLPSPSGSLNWTVGLPTDNGHDSDQVFEFNGTQAVRIPDGVVSLGPKEPFTISVWMRHGPFGRKKETILCSSDKTEMNRHHYSLYVHGCRLIFLLRQDPSEEKKYRPAEFHWKLNQVCDEDWHHFVLNVEFPSVTLYVDGVSHEPFSVTEDYPLHPTGIETQLVVGACWQEYSGVERDNETEPVTVASAGGDLHMTQFFRGNLAGLTIRSGKLADKKVIDCLYTCKEGLELQVPEEGSRGVQIHASSSHAVLTLEGDDVGELDKAMQHVSYLNSRQFPTPGIRRLKITSTVKCFNEAACIEVPPVEGYVMVLQPEEPKISLSGVHHFARAASEFESPEGVSLFPELRIISTITREVEPEGDGAEDPTVQESLVSEEIVHDLDTCEVTVEGEELNPEQESLEVDTARLQQKGIEVSHSDLGVVFTGVDTMASYEEVLHLLRYRNWHTRSLLDRKFKLVCSELNGRYLSNEFKVEVNVIHTADPVEHANHMAAQPQFVQPEHRSFVDLSGHNLASPHPFAVVPSTATVVIVVCVSFLVFMIILGVFRIRAAHQRTMRDTGKENEMDWDDSALTITVNPMETYEDQHSSEEEEEEEEEEESEDGEEEEEDITSAESESSEEEEGGPGDGQNATRQQQLEWDDSTLSY, from the exons GTGAGATTTGTGGCTTTAAAATCCACGGGCAGAATGTCCCTTTTGATGCTGTGGTAGTGGATAAGTCCACGGGTGAGGGGGTAATCCGCTCCAAAGAGAAACTGGACTGTGAGCTTCAGAAAGACTACACCTTCACCATCCAGGCCTACGACTGCGGGAAGGGACCTGACGGCACGGGTGTGAAAAAATCTCACAA AGCGACTGTCCACATCCAGGTGAACGACGTGAATGAGTACGcacctgtgttcaaggagaagTCCTACAAGGCGGCCGTGGCGGAAGGgaggcagcatggcagcatccTCAGGGTGGAGGCTGTGGACGCAGACTGCTCCCCTCAGTTCAGCCAGATCTGCAGCTATGAGATCCTCACCCCAGACGTGCCGTTCACGGTGGACAAAGATG GTtatattaaaaacacagagaagCTGAACTACGTCAAAGAGCACCAATATAAGCTCACCGTCACGGCCTATGACTGTGGGAAGAAAAGAGCCACCGAAGACGTTCTGGTGAAGATCAGCGTCAAGCCCACCTGCAACCCTGGGTGGCAAG GCTGGAGCAGCAGGGTTGAATATGAGCCAGGCACCGGTGCTCTGGCCGTCTTCCCGAGCATCCACTTGGAGACCTGTGATGAGCCTGTCGCCTCAGTGCAGGCCACCGTGGAGCTGGAGACCAGCCACATAGGGAAAGGCTGCGACCGAGACACCTACTCCGAGAAGTCCCTCCACCGGCTCTGTG GGGCTGCTGCTGGCACCTCCGAGCTGCTTCCTTCCCCAAGTGGCTCCTTGAACTGGACTGTTGGCCTCCCCACCGACAACGGCCATGACAGTGACCAGGTCTTTGAGTTCAATGGCACTCAGGCGGTGAGGATCCCGGATGGCGTTGTGTCCCTTGGCCCCAAAGAGCCCTTTACTATTTCTGTGTGGATGCGGCATGGGCCTTTTGGCCGGAAGAAGGAGACGATTCTCTGTAGTTCAGACAAAACAG AAATGAACCGACACCATTATTCGCTGTATGTCCATGGGTGCAGACTCATTTTCCTCCTCCGTCAGGACCCGTCTGAGGAGAAGAAATACAGGCCTGCAGAGTTCCACTGGAAGTTGAACCAG GTCTGCGATGAGGACTGGCACCACTTTGTCCTTAACGTGGAGTTCCCAAGTGTGACTCTCTATGTGGATGGCGTTTCTCATGAGCCTTTCTCAGTGACAGAGGACTACCCGCTTCATCCAACCGGGATAGAGACTCAGCTGGTGGTCGGAGCTTGCTGGCAAG AGTATTCAGGAGTCGAAAGAGACAATGAGACCGAGCCTGTGACTGTGGCCTCTGCAG GCGGTGACCTGCACATGACACAGTTTTTCCGGGGTAACCTGGCTGGCCTCACCATCCGTTCTGGGAAACTGGCGGATAAGAAAGTGATTGACTGTCTGTACACCTGCAAGGAGGGGCTGGAGCTGCAGGTCCCTGAGGAGGGCAGCAGAGGCGTGCAG ATCCACGCAAGCTCCAGTCACGCAGTGTTGACCTTGGAGGGAGACGATGTTGGAGAGCTGGATAAGGCAATGCAGCACGTTTCTTACCTGAATTCAAGGCAGTTCCCCACACCCGGCATCCGCAGGCTGAAAATCACCAGCACGGTCAA GTGTTTTAATGAGGCGGCTTGCATCGAGGTGCCTCCGGTTGAAGGCTACGTGATGGTTTTGCAGCCAGAAGAGCCCAAGATCAGCCTGAGTGGGGTCCACCACTTTGCCCGGGCGGCTTCTGAGTTTGAGAGCCCAGAGGGTGTCTCCCTCTTCCCTGAGCTTCGAATCATCAGCACCATCACTAGAGAAGTGGAGCCTGAGGGGGACGGGGCCGAGGACCCCACAG TTCAAGAGTCCCTGGTGTCAGAGGAAATTGTACATGACCTGGACACCTGCGAGGTCACAGTGGAAGGGGAAGAGCTGAACCCAGAGCAAGAGAGCCTGGAGGTGGACACGGCCCGCCTCCAGCAGAAGGGCATCGAAGTGAGCCACTCCGACCTGGGTGTGGTCTTTACAG GTGTGGACACCATGGCAAGCTATGAGGAGGTTTTGCACCTTCTGCGCTATCGGAATTGGCACACCAGGTCCTTGCTTGACCGGAAGTTCAAGCTCGTTTGCTCAGAACTAAATGGTCGCTACCTCAGCAATGAATTCAAGGTGGAG GTGAATGTGATCCACACAGCCGACCCTGTGGAACACGCCAATCACATGGCTGCCCAGCCACAGTTTGTCCAGCCTGAACATCGCTCCTTTGTTGACCTGTCCGGTCACAACCTGGCCAGTCCTCACCCATTCGCAG TGGTCCCCAGCACGGCGACTGTTGTGATTGTGGTGTGTGTCAGCTTCCTGGTTTTCATGATCATCCTGGGGGTGTTTCGGATCCGAGCTGCACATCAGCGTACGATGCGGGACACCGGGAAGGAGAATGAGATGGACTGGGATGACTCTGCCTTGACCATCACTGTAAACCCCATGGAG ACATATGAGGACCAGCacagcagtgaggaggaggaagaggaagaggaggaggaggagagtgaagatggggaggaggaggaggaggacatcaccAGCGCCGAGTCCGAGAGCAGTGAAGAGGAGGAAGGCGGCCCCGGGGACGGCCAGAACGCCACGCGGCAGCAGCAGCTGGAATGGGACGACTCCACGCTCAGCTACTGA
- the Clstn1 gene encoding calsyntenin-1 isoform X4, producing MLRRPAPALSPAVPLLLAGLLSGGGVWAARVNKHKPQLEPTYHGIVTENDNTVLLDPPLIALDKDSPLRFAGEICGFKIHGQNVPFDAVVVDKSTGEGVIRSKEKLDCELQKDYTFTIQAYDCGKGPDGTGVKKSHKATVHIQVNDVNEYAPVFKEKSYKAAVAEGRQHGSILRVEAVDADCSPQFSQICSYEILTPDVPFTVDKDGYIKNTEKLNYVKEHQYKLTVTAYDCGKKRATEDVLVKISVKPTCNPGWQGWSSRVEYEPGTGALAVFPSIHLETCDEPVASVQATVELETSHIGKGCDRDTYSEKSLHRLCGAAAGTSELLPSPSGSLNWTVGLPTDNGHDSDQVFEFNGTQAVRIPDGVVSLGPKEPFTISVWMRHGPFGRKKETILCSSDKTEMNRHHYSLYVHGCRLIFLLRQDPSEEKKYRPAEFHWKLNQVCDEDWHHFVLNVEFPSVTLYVDGVSHEPFSVTEDYPLHPTGIETQLVVGACWQGGDLHMTQFFRGNLAGLTIRSGKLADKKVIDCLYTCKEGLELQVPEEGSRGVQIHASSSHAVLTLEGDDVGELDKAMQHVSYLNSRQFPTPGIRRLKITSTVKCFNEAACIEVPPVEGYVMVLQPEEPKISLSGVHHFARAASEFESPEGVSLFPELRIISTITREVEPEGDGAEDPTVQESLVSEEIVHDLDTCEVTVEGEELNPEQESLEVDTARLQQKGIEVSHSDLGVVFTGVDTMASYEEVLHLLRYRNWHTRSLLDRKFKLVCSELNGRYLSNEFKVEVNVIHTADPVEHANHMAAQPQFVQPEHRSFVDLSGHNLASPHPFAVVPSTATVVIVVCVSFLVFMIILGVFRIRAAHQRTMRDTGKENEMDWDDSALTITVNPMETYEDQHSSEEEEEEEEEEESEDGEEEEEDITSAESESSEEEEGGPGDGQNATRQQQLEWDDSTLSY from the exons GTGAGATTTGTGGCTTTAAAATCCACGGGCAGAATGTCCCTTTTGATGCTGTGGTAGTGGATAAGTCCACGGGTGAGGGGGTAATCCGCTCCAAAGAGAAACTGGACTGTGAGCTTCAGAAAGACTACACCTTCACCATCCAGGCCTACGACTGCGGGAAGGGACCTGACGGCACGGGTGTGAAAAAATCTCACAA AGCGACTGTCCACATCCAGGTGAACGACGTGAATGAGTACGcacctgtgttcaaggagaagTCCTACAAGGCGGCCGTGGCGGAAGGgaggcagcatggcagcatccTCAGGGTGGAGGCTGTGGACGCAGACTGCTCCCCTCAGTTCAGCCAGATCTGCAGCTATGAGATCCTCACCCCAGACGTGCCGTTCACGGTGGACAAAGATG GTtatattaaaaacacagagaagCTGAACTACGTCAAAGAGCACCAATATAAGCTCACCGTCACGGCCTATGACTGTGGGAAGAAAAGAGCCACCGAAGACGTTCTGGTGAAGATCAGCGTCAAGCCCACCTGCAACCCTGGGTGGCAAG GCTGGAGCAGCAGGGTTGAATATGAGCCAGGCACCGGTGCTCTGGCCGTCTTCCCGAGCATCCACTTGGAGACCTGTGATGAGCCTGTCGCCTCAGTGCAGGCCACCGTGGAGCTGGAGACCAGCCACATAGGGAAAGGCTGCGACCGAGACACCTACTCCGAGAAGTCCCTCCACCGGCTCTGTG GGGCTGCTGCTGGCACCTCCGAGCTGCTTCCTTCCCCAAGTGGCTCCTTGAACTGGACTGTTGGCCTCCCCACCGACAACGGCCATGACAGTGACCAGGTCTTTGAGTTCAATGGCACTCAGGCGGTGAGGATCCCGGATGGCGTTGTGTCCCTTGGCCCCAAAGAGCCCTTTACTATTTCTGTGTGGATGCGGCATGGGCCTTTTGGCCGGAAGAAGGAGACGATTCTCTGTAGTTCAGACAAAACAG AAATGAACCGACACCATTATTCGCTGTATGTCCATGGGTGCAGACTCATTTTCCTCCTCCGTCAGGACCCGTCTGAGGAGAAGAAATACAGGCCTGCAGAGTTCCACTGGAAGTTGAACCAG GTCTGCGATGAGGACTGGCACCACTTTGTCCTTAACGTGGAGTTCCCAAGTGTGACTCTCTATGTGGATGGCGTTTCTCATGAGCCTTTCTCAGTGACAGAGGACTACCCGCTTCATCCAACCGGGATAGAGACTCAGCTGGTGGTCGGAGCTTGCTGGCAAG GCGGTGACCTGCACATGACACAGTTTTTCCGGGGTAACCTGGCTGGCCTCACCATCCGTTCTGGGAAACTGGCGGATAAGAAAGTGATTGACTGTCTGTACACCTGCAAGGAGGGGCTGGAGCTGCAGGTCCCTGAGGAGGGCAGCAGAGGCGTGCAG ATCCACGCAAGCTCCAGTCACGCAGTGTTGACCTTGGAGGGAGACGATGTTGGAGAGCTGGATAAGGCAATGCAGCACGTTTCTTACCTGAATTCAAGGCAGTTCCCCACACCCGGCATCCGCAGGCTGAAAATCACCAGCACGGTCAA GTGTTTTAATGAGGCGGCTTGCATCGAGGTGCCTCCGGTTGAAGGCTACGTGATGGTTTTGCAGCCAGAAGAGCCCAAGATCAGCCTGAGTGGGGTCCACCACTTTGCCCGGGCGGCTTCTGAGTTTGAGAGCCCAGAGGGTGTCTCCCTCTTCCCTGAGCTTCGAATCATCAGCACCATCACTAGAGAAGTGGAGCCTGAGGGGGACGGGGCCGAGGACCCCACAG TTCAAGAGTCCCTGGTGTCAGAGGAAATTGTACATGACCTGGACACCTGCGAGGTCACAGTGGAAGGGGAAGAGCTGAACCCAGAGCAAGAGAGCCTGGAGGTGGACACGGCCCGCCTCCAGCAGAAGGGCATCGAAGTGAGCCACTCCGACCTGGGTGTGGTCTTTACAG GTGTGGACACCATGGCAAGCTATGAGGAGGTTTTGCACCTTCTGCGCTATCGGAATTGGCACACCAGGTCCTTGCTTGACCGGAAGTTCAAGCTCGTTTGCTCAGAACTAAATGGTCGCTACCTCAGCAATGAATTCAAGGTGGAG GTGAATGTGATCCACACAGCCGACCCTGTGGAACACGCCAATCACATGGCTGCCCAGCCACAGTTTGTCCAGCCTGAACATCGCTCCTTTGTTGACCTGTCCGGTCACAACCTGGCCAGTCCTCACCCATTCGCAG TGGTCCCCAGCACGGCGACTGTTGTGATTGTGGTGTGTGTCAGCTTCCTGGTTTTCATGATCATCCTGGGGGTGTTTCGGATCCGAGCTGCACATCAGCGTACGATGCGGGACACCGGGAAGGAGAATGAGATGGACTGGGATGACTCTGCCTTGACCATCACTGTAAACCCCATGGAG ACATATGAGGACCAGCacagcagtgaggaggaggaagaggaagaggaggaggaggagagtgaagatggggaggaggaggaggaggacatcaccAGCGCCGAGTCCGAGAGCAGTGAAGAGGAGGAAGGCGGCCCCGGGGACGGCCAGAACGCCACGCGGCAGCAGCAGCTGGAATGGGACGACTCCACGCTCAGCTACTGA